A part of Campylobacter concisus genomic DNA contains:
- a CDS encoding response regulator yields MKNNKFYILLAPIIISAIFCAYSGNESYKKFTDLKDLNEKLYKQSLVFQTIKSVIQEHDTLIGKSQENIKKLRDSTLKNTQKFINYIRKDDRIEIRNVNKLKELLANLNQNDKFDELFYEFFQNINGEIDSDFKQDLDRDFPLIIKAYVATLSKIYNQLSLANNTKYYVKNIFINGPLFSINNDVRENIYSVRDNTPNLDMLPKSELKENIYKDFNQFEANYQARKIREAKAKIAFSEKLNIEDIILIKQYEDDKFILLLDSAINIKNELLELTESEKISFGIKTFFEFLLCGLLILSLLSISARLKFLKVLIDKSKYISSYILSSKETSADNAISRLIKTYEDLKETYIKDSSFFQIKDRYILSVSKKLESINKEIFTSTAALKIETNNSKKQVFIDTIEKNANIMTSLYNNAKNISNVKKYSECNKTEIFDPQKSFEEILQANIVYSQSKKINFISYLDPSLTNELEGNLNSLKTAFNSIFLASLSMSLRHQNIIIAIKKVQKEFDRSGLCSVSFSIKNSSAAMSEKQISDIFLDDENSLNNDESEFYLKIAQIYLKNLESKLEINSFPSIGNEFKFVVIFKTTSNYKDFDIKCDHKLAFLQDANVAYNEAFEQTTKDLGLKVDILTSTNPSITKNYDAIFLRNTNKQGQDIKNPLILKDPLTPLSITRLLCLGEADIMNKNLNDKPKILICDTNEIYIDITASGFSKFNCEVVGVCNKKDLKQAIKQGDFDLIFVGSKFFEAEKNSLQKNIDLIKAAIQNAKIPIILMLSNTSNIDGESVKEYFNAYIKTPINSDELAQIFRKFLPNFGEIAIDESYLAKSENIILFKKSPMENKIFSSALGEFYNTLETTNSFDELLTKIKTKTYGIVLIDENVKGFNYEELTRVVDKIRQSKKVDTRVLIFGAQERSEFPFVKVLAKNITKAELSATVREQIDSMGTSYAKSSYEFIKFNA; encoded by the coding sequence ATGAAAAATAATAAATTTTATATATTGTTAGCGCCAATAATAATTTCAGCGATCTTTTGCGCATATAGCGGAAATGAAAGCTATAAAAAATTTACAGATCTAAAAGATCTAAATGAAAAACTATATAAACAATCCTTAGTATTTCAAACTATAAAATCCGTAATACAAGAGCACGATACGCTAATAGGCAAAAGCCAAGAAAATATAAAAAAGTTGCGAGATAGCACCTTAAAAAATACACAAAAATTTATAAATTATATAAGAAAAGACGATCGCATCGAGATACGAAATGTAAATAAATTAAAAGAATTGCTAGCAAATCTAAACCAAAATGATAAATTTGATGAACTATTTTACGAATTTTTCCAAAATATAAATGGAGAAATAGATAGCGATTTTAAACAGGACTTAGACCGAGACTTTCCGCTTATAATAAAAGCTTATGTCGCAACTTTAAGTAAAATTTACAATCAACTCTCTTTAGCAAACAACACTAAATACTACGTAAAAAATATCTTTATAAATGGCCCTTTATTTTCAATAAACAATGATGTAAGAGAAAATATATATTCCGTAAGAGACAACACACCAAATCTTGATATGCTTCCAAAAAGTGAGCTAAAAGAGAATATTTACAAAGACTTTAACCAGTTTGAAGCCAACTATCAAGCTAGAAAAATAAGAGAAGCTAAAGCCAAGATCGCATTTTCTGAAAAGCTAAATATCGAAGATATCATCTTAATAAAACAGTATGAAGATGATAAATTTATACTTTTATTAGATAGTGCCATAAACATAAAAAATGAGCTGTTAGAACTTACCGAGAGCGAGAAAATAAGCTTTGGCATAAAGACCTTCTTTGAGTTTTTACTTTGTGGCTTGCTCATTTTATCTTTGCTTAGTATTTCTGCTAGGTTAAAATTTTTAAAGGTGCTTATCGATAAATCAAAATACATATCGAGTTATATCCTATCATCAAAAGAGACAAGTGCGGATAATGCGATATCAAGGCTCATAAAAACTTATGAAGATCTAAAAGAAACTTATATAAAAGATAGCAGCTTTTTTCAGATAAAAGATAGATATATTTTATCAGTGAGTAAGAAACTAGAGTCTATTAATAAAGAAATTTTTACATCGACTGCGGCTTTAAAAATAGAAACAAATAATAGCAAAAAGCAAGTATTTATAGACACGATAGAAAAAAATGCGAATATCATGACTTCGCTTTATAACAATGCTAAAAATATCTCAAATGTTAAAAAATATAGCGAATGCAATAAAACCGAGATATTTGATCCTCAAAAAAGCTTTGAAGAAATTTTGCAAGCAAATATCGTCTATTCGCAAAGCAAAAAGATAAATTTTATAAGCTACCTTGATCCAAGCCTTACAAATGAACTAGAAGGAAATCTAAATTCATTAAAAACCGCATTTAACTCTATCTTTTTGGCATCACTATCAATGTCTTTAAGACACCAAAACATTATCATTGCTATCAAAAAAGTTCAAAAAGAGTTTGATAGAAGCGGGCTTTGTTCTGTAAGCTTTAGTATAAAAAATAGTTCAGCTGCCATGAGCGAAAAGCAAATTTCAGATATATTTTTAGATGACGAGAATAGCTTAAATAATGATGAGAGCGAGTTTTATCTAAAAATCGCTCAAATTTATTTAAAAAATTTAGAAAGCAAGCTGGAGATTAACTCGTTTCCAAGTATTGGCAATGAGTTTAAATTTGTAGTCATTTTTAAAACAACATCAAACTATAAAGACTTTGATATAAAATGCGATCATAAACTAGCATTCTTACAAGACGCAAATGTAGCTTACAACGAAGCTTTTGAGCAGACTACAAAAGACCTTGGGCTCAAAGTGGATATACTAACAAGCACTAATCCATCTATTACAAAAAATTATGATGCTATATTTTTAAGAAATACCAATAAGCAAGGTCAAGATATTAAAAATCCGCTCATTTTAAAAGATCCGCTAACTCCATTAAGCATCACAAGGCTACTTTGCTTAGGCGAAGCTGATATTATGAATAAAAATTTAAACGATAAACCAAAAATTTTAATCTGCGATACTAATGAAATTTACATAGATATAACAGCAAGTGGTTTTAGTAAATTTAACTGTGAAGTTGTGGGGGTTTGTAATAAAAAAGATCTAAAACAAGCCATAAAGCAAGGCGATTTTGACCTTATATTTGTTGGCTCGAAATTTTTCGAAGCTGAAAAAAATAGCCTTCAAAAAAATATTGATCTTATAAAAGCAGCCATACAAAATGCAAAAATTCCAATTATACTAATGCTTTCAAATACTTCAAATATAGATGGAGAGAGTGTCAAAGAATACTTCAATGCCTATATAAAAACACCAATAAATAGCGACGAACTGGCTCAAATTTTTAGAAAATTTTTACCAAATTTTGGCGAGATCGCAATAGACGAAAGCTATCTAGCAAAAAGCGAAAATATTATTTTATTTAAGAAATCGCCAATGGAAAATAAAATATTTAGCTCAGCTTTAGGAGAATTTTACAACACACTTGAAACCACAAATAGCTTTGATGAGCTATTAACAAAGATAAAAACCAAAACTTATGGCATCGTTCTTATAGATGAAAACGTAAAAGGCTTCAACTACGAAGAGCTAACAAGAGTTGTTGATAAGATAAGACAAAGCAAAAAGGTTGATACAAGAGTGCTGATATTTGGCGCACAAGAAAGAAGTGAATTTCCTTTTGTAAAAGTGCTAGCTAAAAATATCACAAAAGCAGAGCTTTCAGCTACCGTAAGAGAGCAAATCGATTCTATGGGCACTAGCTATGCTAAAAGCTCTTATGAATTTATAAAGTTTAACGCCTAA